The DNA segment AAACAAATTCCGTTTTCTTCTATAGCCAATCCACTTTCAACACAAAGCACCTCACCTTCCTGAGGTAAACTAAAAATCTCTTGGCCCCTTCAGCTGCCAATCCTTCAGGCTTTTCTCAAAATCGAATTTAAACTCGAAACCATGATCAATAAGCCATTGTGGCACGATATGTGTCGACATTGCCGCCTTGCGGACCCTCTTGGGATGAATTGCCGAATTTCCTCGTGTAAGAACCTGAACCAAATACGCGGCTGGTATCAGTAACCATAACGGCAGCGGTATCGTGCGGGAGCGTTTGCCCAACACTCGTTCGGCATGCTCCACCAGCTCGCTCAGCGGCTCTGTCGGGTGTTCGACGTAATTGTAGCGGATAATCCGCTCCGTCCGCGCCATCGTGAATTCCATACTGTCCAACAGGCCCTCGATATAGGCATAACTCTTGAAAATCTGGGAATTCCCTGGAAAAAAGAAAATTCCCTGTTTCACAGCCCGGATCATCCGCAGGATATTCCCCGGATCGCCCGGACCGTAGACCACCCCCGGCCGACAGGTCACCAATCGGCGTGAAGGATCGGCC comes from the Opitutales bacterium genome and includes:
- a CDS encoding NAD-dependent epimerase/dehydratase family protein, translating into MKTAIFFGGSGYIGERTWKRLLGWFDRIVLSDTRNPAAKLPEGMEFVRCDVREPVIEQLAGAMDAAVPSAGSWIFHFSAVHREPGHAFQEYFDTNIPGAEHVTAFAEDVGIQNIFFTSSIAVYGETQGATDETAPLYPSSGYGISKLAAELIHERWAVADPSRRLVTCRPGVVYGPGDPGNILRMIRAVKQGIFFFPGNSQIFKSYAYIEGLLDSMEFTMARTERIIRYNYVEHPTEPLSELVEHAERVLGKRSRTIPLPLWLLIPAAYLVQVLTRGNSAIHPKRVRKAAMSTHIVPQWLIDHGFEFKFDFEKSLKDWQLKGPRDF